The DNA window TGATGCCGGTGTGGCGCGGCAGCACGGCCTTGTCGCGCGGATGGATGCGGGCCTCCATCTTGTTGTAGCCGACCACCATGCCCATGCTCAGCTCTCCGCCGACACCGAGCACTCGGGCACTCTCCTCGTCATCGAGTTTGAACACGGGACTCTGGGGGCGAGGGCGGAAGCGAGGGGGCTCCAGCACACCACCGGTCTCCTCTCCGAGCAGCTCCACCTCCGCGCGTCCGTGGTAGTCGAACGTGTAGGTCATCCGCTTTCCCTGCGTCACCACGCCGATGGCCATGGTGGAGCCGGCGGGGACGGCGTTGGGTTCGGCGAAGGGACCTCTGACGACGACGCCGAGGTAGCTGCGCTGGTCCTCGCGCGACTTGATGCGCACGAGCGTCTGCGAGGCCAGCTGGGGCAGGTCCTCGCGGGTGATGAGGAGGGTGATGAGGTTGTCCTCACTGGAGGACGTGTCGAAGTGCGTGAAGGCCACGGCCTTCATCAGCTCCTCGTCCTCGGGGGTGGAGGGCTTCACGGAGAGCTGCAAGGACTCCAGCTCCTCCAGGGCCTCCGGCGGAGTGGGGCGCACGACCGAGCCGCCTCGGGACTCGGCGGTGGTCCCGGGCTCCTCGGCGGCGGGCGCCTCTTGGCGGGCCACCTCGTTGGCGCGTGCGCTGGTGGGGGGCGGCGGCCGGGACTCCGGGCGAGGCGCGGGAGGCTGCGGCGCACGCATCGGTGGGTCGTTGGGGCGCGGGCTCGTGGGAGGCTGTCGGGCATCACCCGAAGACTCGCGCTGGAGGGCCTCGATGATGCGTGCGCGCGCGGGCTGCTGCGTCCGCGTGTCCTGGGAGGGCTCATTGGAGCGCGGGCTCGCGGGACGAGTCTGGGGTGTCCCTGGTGGCGGGTCGAGGAGGGGTGACTCTCGCCGGAGCGGGTCGGCGGAGCGTCCGTTGACGGGAACGGGCGTGCCCGTGGGGCGAGCGGCGGGCGTTGCGGGTGCTCGCTGGAGCACCTCGTTGGCGCGCGGGCCGTTGGGAAGCGGTCGTGCGGGTGGGCGCGAGTTCGAGCCAGGGGGCTCGGGCGCGGGTTCCTGGCGCGGAGGCTCCTCGAGGGTCGCGGTGCGGCCTCGGGTGGGGCTGTATCCCTGCGGAGCGCTCGCGCCGTTGAGCGGTCGAGACATGGGGGGCGAAGCCGAGCGCTGGGACGAAGCCTCCCACGAGGCTTGGGTTTCCGGGGACCTGGGCGGTTTGCCGTTATCTGACATGACTCCCTCCACCTACCTTCGAGACCTCGAATCGTTGAAGAACTGCAGCCCCGCGCCGACCTGCGAATAGGCGTCCTGGACGAGGCCCAGGAAGCCGTCCTCGCCGAACACGCTTCGACACGTCATCTCCGCCATGTCGAGGAGCAGGGGATAGCCACGCTCACGTCGGAGCAGGCTGTCCGCCATCGCGATTCGAGCTGCGACATGGACGTGCTCACGATGTGCATGGAACAGACGAGGCGGCGCCCGCGTCGACGTCCGGAACACACCCGTGAGGATGTCCGGGCAGCACTCCTCCACGAACCTGGCCACGCGCTGCCGGCTGCCCGCGTCGTATTGCCATCGTCCGACGACCTGCTTGCCAAAGCGCTCCATCGTCTCGATGACCGTGTATTCCCCAGGATTGAGCGCGCTCCCCAGGGTCAGCCAGCCACGGTCCTCCAGGATGGGATTGACGAACACGAACTTCTTCTGACGCTTGACGAGCCGGTGCAGCACGTCGAGCGAGGCGTCCAGCAGTCGCTGATAGCCCGAGCCCGTCAGCAGGTCATACGCACACGGGTTTCCCTGGCCGATGCGCCACTCGGCGCGAGCCTTGTCCACCAGCGCGGCACGCTCCGCATACGCCCGGATGCCGCGCCGGGCGAGCCGGGAGTAGGGGGCCTTTCGCGTCGACGAGGAGTTCTCCTGCCGGCGGCTGATGCAGTCGAAGACCTCGTCGAGGAGGTGGTTGTGTTTCTCCGCCATCTCCTTTCGGAACAGGCGCTGGGAGAAGGTGCCCTGGGTGCCCTCGTAGCCCACGATGGCGATGCCAATCTGGGTGATGCCCATGGGCAGGCTCTCGTAGGACGCGAACGAGCCATTCACGGCCTCGACGCGGCCCGCGAACAACAGGCTCTGGTAGATGGACTCGAACTGTGCGGGCTCGGCGGAATACACGCCCGCTTCCTGGGGCCCTCCTGGATGTCCGCGGATGAGGGGAAGCACCTCATGACGGATGCGGGAGCGCAGCGCGTCCTCCGCGTTCACCGCGTCGGAGATCTCCCGCTTGAGGAGGGCCATCATCTGCTCGACGGCGTTTTCAGGCAGCCACGTGTCGAGGTTGAGCGTCCGGCTCATGTCCTCGCCGTAGTCCGCGAGGAAGTTGTCATCACCTTGCAACGCTTCGGGGTCCAGCCAGGGTTTCGTGTCAGCCATGGTCATCTCCTGTCCCCGCCCAGCATCCGCGCGAGTGAGAAGGGCGGCGGACGTCGGAGCAGGAGCAACATCTGGGCGTACTCTCGAGCCGCGGCACGCGTGAGGCCGAAGCGCGCGGCGAGCTCCGCGGCACCCTCTTCCTCGGGCAGGTCACTCAAGGTCTCCTGCGCGAGCGCGGAGGGCGCGAGCAGCTCATACGCCAGTCGGTCCGCGCGGCGCTCGGCGTGGAGCACCTTGGTGGACCGGATGGTGCCAGAGGGACCTCGCTCCATGAGCTTCACCTGGACGCCGATGGGAATCTGGCTGAAGTGGGAGGACAGCTTCTCGTTGGGCGTCGGGTGGCGCGTCTTGTCCAGGACGGGCCGAATCGACTCTCCAAACACGCTCAAGGCCCAGCTTCGTGGCAGCAGGTGGTCCAGGACGAAGTGGGCCACCTCGTGTGCCAGGGTGAAGCGCTGCTCCTCGATGGAGTCCGCACTGTCGAGGAAGAGCACGGCGCGGCCCTGGCGCGCGACCATGCAACCAAACAAGGGGCGCGGAGTCTCCGCCACGCGATGCTTGACGCGACGCCGCGCCAGCCAATCCCTCACACTTTCCGAGGTCAACCTGGGTCGCGCTACCAAGGTGA is part of the Myxococcus landrumus genome and encodes:
- a CDS encoding ImmA/IrrE family metallo-endopeptidase; the protein is MAETPRPLFGCMVARQGRAVLFLDSADSIEEQRFTLAHEVAHFVLDHLLPRSWALSVFGESIRPVLDKTRHPTPNEKLSSHFSQIPIGVQVKLMERGPSGTIRSTKVLHAERRADRLAYELLAPSALAQETLSDLPEEEGAAELAARFGLTRAAAREYAQMLLLLRRPPPFSLARMLGGDRR